In a single window of the Arachis hypogaea cultivar Tifrunner chromosome 6, arahy.Tifrunner.gnm2.J5K5, whole genome shotgun sequence genome:
- the LOC112755702 gene encoding mitochondrial metalloendopeptidase OMA1: MGSYRKGKVALDCFRTLASKVLPQNKNFQRGSRIFQSRYLDSGSKVSNANGFKSFSSIPTRVVTWGGGFNRNLHNRFNVGGRRFYYVDPYNVHHFRPRGPRKWFENPRHVFIVVVVGSGILITMYFGNLETIPYTKRTHWILLSKAMERQLGEAEFEKLKASFKGKILPPIHPQSVRIRMISKEIIDALQRGLSKEQIWSDVGYASAHVTGFEGHTEETLKSLTDASADGKAESGWPKEDEILDDSWVQQSRKKGHEKGPATSHLDGLNWEVLVVNEEVVNAFCLPGGKIVVFTGLLEHFKSDAEIATIIGHEVGHAVARHSAEGMTKNLWFAILQLILYQFVTPDIVNTMSSLFLRLPFSRRMEMEADYIGLLLIASAGYDPRVAPTVYEKLGKVTGGDSALRDYLSTHPSGRKRAELLSQAKIMEEAFTIYKNARSGRSIEGFL; this comes from the exons ATGGGTTCTTATAGAAAGGGAAAGGTTGCTCTTGATTGTTTTCGGACCTTGGCTTCAAAGGTTCTTCCCCAAAATAAAAATTTCCAACGTGGTTCGAGGATATTCCAATCTAGGTATTTGGATTCGGGTTCTAAGGTGTCGAATGCCAATGGGTTCAAGTCTTTTTCTTCAATTCCTACTAGGGTAGTCACATGGGGTGGTGGATTTAATAGGAACTTGCACAACCGGTTTAATGTTGGGGGTAGGAGGTTCTATTATGTGGATCCCTACAATGTGCATCATTTCAGGCCTAGAGGGCCAAGGAAGTGGTTTGAGAATCCTAGACATGTATTCATTGTTGTGGTGGTTGGGTCAGGGATATTGATAACTATGTATTTTGGGAATTTAGAAACAATTCCATATACCAAGAGAACCCACTGGATTTTGTTATCTAAAGCCATGGAGAGGCAACTTGGGGAGGCTGAATTTGAGAAACTGAAGGCGAGTTTCAAGGGAAAGATCTTGCCTCCTATACACCCTCAGAGTGTGAGGATAAGGATGATATCAAAGGAAATCATTGATGCCTTGCAGAGAGGGTTGAGCAAGGAACAAATTTGGAGTGATGTTGGTTATGCATCAGCACATGTCACAGGGTTTGAAGGGCATACTGAGGAGACTTTGAAATCGTTGACTGATGCTAGTGCTGATGGCAAGGCAGAAAGTGGTTGGCCCAAAGAAGATGAAATCCTTGATGACAGTTGGGTTCAACAAAGTAGAAAGAAAGGCCACGAGAAAGGGCCAGCTACCTCGCATCTCGATGGATTGAATTGGGAGGTGCTTGTTGTCAATGAGGAGGTTGTCAATGCCTTTTGCCTACCTGGTGGTAAGATTGTTGTATTCACCGGATTGTTAGAGCATTTTAAAAGTGATGCTGAGATTGCCACTATAATTGGACATGAG GTTGGCCATGCTGTGGCCCGACACAGCGCTGAAGGTATGACGAAGAACTTGTGGTTTGCTATCCTGCAGTTGATTCTTTATCAATTTGTCACCCCCGATATCGTCAACACAATGTCTTCTCTTTTCTTGAGGCTACCATTCTCTCGACG GATGGAAATGGAAGCCGATTACATTGGCCTGCTCTTAATTGCTTCCGCCGGATATGATCCACGGGTAGCACCCACAGTGTATGAGAAGTTGGGAAAAGTCACCGGTGGTGACTCCGCACTCAGGGACTATCTCTCTACTCATCCATCTGGAAGAAAGAGAGCAGAGTTGCTCTCCCAGGCCAAAATAATGGAAGAAGCATTCACCATATACAAGAATGCTAGGTCTGGAAGAAGTATTGAAGGATTTCTTTAG